One genomic region from Anopheles bellator chromosome 2, idAnoBellAS_SP24_06.2, whole genome shotgun sequence encodes:
- the LOC131208222 gene encoding zinc finger protein 37 homolog, with protein sequence MLSAELCRVCGSDAVSSDLTSIFLKRENVDCIADMIVELSGLLVTANDRLPQHCCTVCQADLTTAINVRRRCLEMDKKFRISLPRVAKGTRQEVPFETDKQTDHSLGGIEATKGEDGNLDKQCCGCSESFNSEEELRAHSEKTHALEPPPSTEGRPFQCGICYRWFKSARGVLEHRSDRRNRRYQCATCGQRFSRPSRLVVHENLHSKAKAFPCDLCGEKFHNPYARRVHIRKSHDTVKGGPVTTGNECQQCGKSFRSASYLKSHQKLHATEAPHKCTVCGAQFKLPVYLKWHMKIHSGTYSCNHCNLSFKGPFDLREHQNRHIGYKGFVCTSCDKNFYSKKELNKHERRTHERKPKAAKS encoded by the exons atgctcTCAGCCGAATTATGTCGCGTGTGCGGCAGTGATGCTGTGTCTTCCGATCTCACTAGCATATTTTTAAAGCGCGAAAACGTGGACTGCATCGCCGACATGATTGTGGAACTGTCCGGTTTGTTG GTCACAGCTAACGACCGGCTACCGCAGCACTGTTGTACCGTTTGCCAAGCCGATCTTACGACGGCCATCAACGTTCGTCGCCGATGTCTTGAAATGGACAAGAAATTCCGTATCTCACTGCCAAG GGTCGCAAAAGGAACAAGGCAAGAAGTGCCTTTTGAGACtgacaaacaaaccgaccacTCTCTCGGAGGTATTGAAGCAACAAAAGGTGAAGATGGCAATTTAGATAAACAATGCTGCGGGTGCTCGGAGAGTTTTAACAGCGAGGAGGAACTGAGGGCACATTCGGAGAAAACGCACGCACTCGAACCACCTCCGTCGACTGAAGGGCGCCCCTTCCAATGCGGTATCTGCTACCGTTGGTTTAAATCGGCCCGTGGCGTTCTAGAGCACCGGAGCGACAGGCGTAACCGACGCTACCAGTGCGCGACCTGTGGCCAGCGATTCAGTAGGCCTTCGCGGCTCGTCGTACACGAAAATCTCCATTCCAAAGCAAAGGCATTTCCTTGCGACCTgtgcggtgaaaagtttcacAATCCCTATGCCCGGCGCGTGCACATCAGAAAGAGCCACGACACCGTTAAGGGCGGGCCTGTAACCACGGGCAACGAGTGCCAACAGTGTGGTAAATCGTTTCGTTCGGCGAGCTACTTGAAAAGTCACCAAAAACTGCACGCCACCGAAGCGCCCCACAAATGTACGGTATGTGGCGCTCAGTTTAAGCTGCCAGTGTATCTGAAGTGGCACATGAAAATTCACAGTGGAACGTACAGCTGCAATCACTGCAACCTCTCCTTCAAGGGACCATTCGATCTGCGGGAACACCAGAACCGCCATATTGGCTACAAGGGCTTCGTTTGTACAAGTTGTGATAAAAACTTCTACAGCAAAAAAGAGCTCAACAAACACGAACGGCGTACACACGAGCGAAAGCCAAAGGCGGCCAAAAGCTGA
- the LOC131208304 gene encoding WD repeat domain phosphoinositide-interacting protein 2-like isoform X2: MSDISQKCFGKNGGFSISFNQDYTSLSVVSNTGYRLFSLGSVDRVDEIFCSHDEDTKIAERLFSSSLVAVVTASEPNKLKVCHFKKGAEICNYGYPSEILSVKLNRSRLVVCLVDSIYIHNIRDMRLLHSIKGMVANPRGLCTLSLLSHLAYPVSTECGELQIFDAANQLRRLKLKAHDSPLSALNFSYNGVLLATASEKGTVIRVFCVKNGQKVHEFRRGVKRHVSIGSLNFSTCASFVVASSNTETVHIFRIDAKAIEQAERRCSIALDAANSSAGTNNNNNSSSSDGGSDDDGAATTDPATTTVGGWGMSFIAKAVTNYLPTNVVTDVFTQDRAYATIQLAEAGLRYECVMAKLEKEIRLLLACEDGFLYIYSFEDSKGGECKLIRAHDLRTPLHGITEVDIGGNENDENTNSINVNMTKSMLPAPGTYAGVLKGRPADRMSDSDWCHDLREAVEYPVKVTVPIYDEIQFPPVKPIAVE; the protein is encoded by the exons ATGAGTGATATAAGTCAGAAATGTTTCGGCAAAAATGGTGGATTTTCTATAAGCTTTAATCAGGACTACAC ATCGCTTTCTGTGGTATCCAACACCGGGTACCGACTGTTTTCGTTGGGCTCCGTCGATCGTGTTGATGAAATCTTCTGCAGCCATGACGAGGATACAAAGATCGCCGAGCGGCtgttcagcagcagcctcgTTGCGGTGGTCACGGCAAGTGAACCGAACAAGCTTAAG GTGTGCCACTTTAAGAAGGGTGCGGAGATCTGCAACTACGGCTACCCGTCGGAGATCCTGTCGGTGAAACTGAACCGATCCCGGCTGGTGGTGTGCCTCGTGGACAGTATTTACATTCACAACATCCGTGATATGAGACTGCTACATTCCATCAAGGGTATGGTGGCGAACCCGCGGGGCCTCTGCACCCTGTCGCTGCTGTCGCACCTCGCCTACCCGGTGTCGACCGAGTGCGGCGAGCTGCAGATCTTCGATGCGGCCAACCAGCTGCGCCGGTTGAAGCTGAAGGCGCACGATTCGCCACTGTCGGCGCTCAACTTCTCCTACAACGGGGTCCTGCTGGCGACGGCCTCCGAGAAGGGCACCGTGATTCGCGTGTTTTGCGTGAAGAACGGCCAGAAGGTGCACGAGTTCCGGCGCGGGGTCAAGCGCCACGTCAGCATCGGTTCGCTGAACTTTAGCACGTGCGCCAGCTTCGTGGTGGCCAGCtcgaacaccgaaaccgtACATATCTTCCGGATCGATGCGAAAGCGATCGAGCAGGCGGAGCGGCGCTGCAGCATCGCGCTGGATGCGGCCAACTCGTCGGccggcaccaacaacaataacaatagtAGCTccagcgacggcggcagcgacgacgatggggcgGCAACCACCGATCCGGCCACTACGACCGTCGGTGGCTGGGGCATGAGTTTTATCGCCAAGGCGGTCACCAACTACTTGCCGACCAACGTCGTAACCGACGTGTTTACGCAGGATCGCGCGTACGCGACGATACAGCTGGCCGAGGCCGGCCTGCGGTACGAGTGCGTGATGGCGAagctggaaaaggaaattcgtctgctgctggcgtgcGAAGATGGGTTTCTGTACATCTACAGCTTCGAGGACTCGAAGGGTGGCGAATGTAAGCTCATCCGGGCGCACGACCTGCGCACACCGCTCCACGGCATCACCG AAGTGGACATCGGTGGGAACGAGAACGATGAAAACACCAATAGTATCAACGTGAACATGACCAAATCCATGCTGCCGGCACCGGGAACGTACGCTGGCGTGCTGAAGGGTCGCCCTGCCGACCGGATGTCGG ACTCCGACTGGTGTCACGATTTGCGCGAAGCGGTCGAGTATCCGGTCAAGGTGACGGTTCCGATCTACGACGAGATTCAGTTCCCGCCGGTGAAACCGATTGCCGTCGAATGA
- the LOC131208304 gene encoding WD repeat domain phosphoinositide-interacting protein 2-like isoform X1 produces the protein MSDISQKCFGKNGGFSISFNQDYTSLSVVSNTGYRLFSLGSVDRVDEIFCSHDEDTKIAERLFSSSLVAVVTASEPNKLKVCHFKKGAEICNYGYPSEILSVKLNRSRLVVCLVDSIYIHNIRDMRLLHSIKGMVANPRGLCTLSLLSHLAYPVSTECGELQIFDAANQLRRLKLKAHDSPLSALNFSYNGVLLATASEKGTVIRVFCVKNGQKVHEFRRGVKRHVSIGSLNFSTCASFVVASSNTETVHIFRIDAKAIEQAERRCSIALDAANSSAGTNNNNNSSSSDGGSDDDGAATTDPATTTVGGWGMSFIAKAVTNYLPTNVVTDVFTQDRAYATIQLAEAGLRYECVMAKLEKEIRLLLACEDGFLYIYSFEDSKGGECKLIRAHDLRTPLHGITEVDIGGNENDENTNSINVNMTKSMLPAPGTYAGVLKGRPADRMSADSDWCHDLREAVEYPVKVTVPIYDEIQFPPVKPIAVE, from the exons ATGAGTGATATAAGTCAGAAATGTTTCGGCAAAAATGGTGGATTTTCTATAAGCTTTAATCAGGACTACAC ATCGCTTTCTGTGGTATCCAACACCGGGTACCGACTGTTTTCGTTGGGCTCCGTCGATCGTGTTGATGAAATCTTCTGCAGCCATGACGAGGATACAAAGATCGCCGAGCGGCtgttcagcagcagcctcgTTGCGGTGGTCACGGCAAGTGAACCGAACAAGCTTAAG GTGTGCCACTTTAAGAAGGGTGCGGAGATCTGCAACTACGGCTACCCGTCGGAGATCCTGTCGGTGAAACTGAACCGATCCCGGCTGGTGGTGTGCCTCGTGGACAGTATTTACATTCACAACATCCGTGATATGAGACTGCTACATTCCATCAAGGGTATGGTGGCGAACCCGCGGGGCCTCTGCACCCTGTCGCTGCTGTCGCACCTCGCCTACCCGGTGTCGACCGAGTGCGGCGAGCTGCAGATCTTCGATGCGGCCAACCAGCTGCGCCGGTTGAAGCTGAAGGCGCACGATTCGCCACTGTCGGCGCTCAACTTCTCCTACAACGGGGTCCTGCTGGCGACGGCCTCCGAGAAGGGCACCGTGATTCGCGTGTTTTGCGTGAAGAACGGCCAGAAGGTGCACGAGTTCCGGCGCGGGGTCAAGCGCCACGTCAGCATCGGTTCGCTGAACTTTAGCACGTGCGCCAGCTTCGTGGTGGCCAGCtcgaacaccgaaaccgtACATATCTTCCGGATCGATGCGAAAGCGATCGAGCAGGCGGAGCGGCGCTGCAGCATCGCGCTGGATGCGGCCAACTCGTCGGccggcaccaacaacaataacaatagtAGCTccagcgacggcggcagcgacgacgatggggcgGCAACCACCGATCCGGCCACTACGACCGTCGGTGGCTGGGGCATGAGTTTTATCGCCAAGGCGGTCACCAACTACTTGCCGACCAACGTCGTAACCGACGTGTTTACGCAGGATCGCGCGTACGCGACGATACAGCTGGCCGAGGCCGGCCTGCGGTACGAGTGCGTGATGGCGAagctggaaaaggaaattcgtctgctgctggcgtgcGAAGATGGGTTTCTGTACATCTACAGCTTCGAGGACTCGAAGGGTGGCGAATGTAAGCTCATCCGGGCGCACGACCTGCGCACACCGCTCCACGGCATCACCG AAGTGGACATCGGTGGGAACGAGAACGATGAAAACACCAATAGTATCAACGTGAACATGACCAAATCCATGCTGCCGGCACCGGGAACGTACGCTGGCGTGCTGAAGGGTCGCCCTGCCGACCGGATGTCGG CAGACTCCGACTGGTGTCACGATTTGCGCGAAGCGGTCGAGTATCCGGTCAAGGTGACGGTTCCGATCTACGACGAGATTCAGTTCCCGCCGGTGAAACCGATTGCCGTCGAATGA
- the LOC131211761 gene encoding uncharacterized protein LOC131211761, whose translation MTTASDEPDSKMSRLLKLAQKFNCFYLNGLLKGECRPFVVDGHQVGLVSQNVIEQLLKYPEVFHIRAPEHGKQNIVELNPAFRDYTTRSQQVDKILREFREQGVFVALRGWRDECYDVKSTTGSLLKMDRSATCLFGVRNYGVEINGYVRHSTKGLCIWLQQRSDTKQTWPGKWDNMVSGGLAVGYGVHETAVKEAAEEASIPDHLIKNLVSAGCVSFFFESERGLFPNTEFVYDLELPEDFVPDNSDGEVQNFQLLPAHECLERVFKPDFKTTSCPVVLDFLIRHGIITPENEINFTQIIELLHVPLQSLYTYRTPAGDAGTAPSSKQRDLTSNNNSMENGKL comes from the exons atgaCCACCGCAAGTGATGAGCCAGATTCCAAAATGTCACGGTTGCTGAAGCTCGCCCAGAAGTTCAACTGTTTCTACTTGAACG GTCTGCTGAAGGGAGAATGTCGCCCGTTCGTGGTCGATGGGCACCAGGTCGGATTGGTCAGTCAGAACGTGATCGAACAGCTGCTCAAGTATCCGGAAGTATTTCACATCCGTGCCCCGGAGCATGGCAAGCAG AACATCGTTGAATTGAATCCGGCCTTCCGGGACTACACAACGCGCTCGCAGCAGGTCGACAAAATATTGCGCGAATTCCGAGAGCAAGGCGTATTTGTGGCACTGCGAGGGTGGCGCGATGAGTGCTACGACGTGAAGTCGACCACCGGCTCACTGCTCAAGATGGACCGCTCGGCCACCTGTCTGTTCGGCGTGCGGAATTACGGGGTCGAGATCAACGGGTACGTGCGCCACTCGACGAAGGGCCTCTGCATCTGGCTGCAGCAGCGCTCCGATACGAAGCAAACGTGGCCTGGCAAGTGGGACAACATGGTGAGCGGTGGCCTTGCGGTCGGGTACGGGGTGCACGAAACGGCCGTCAAGGAAGCGGCCGAGGAGGCCTCGATACCGGACCATCTGATCAAAAATCTCGTCTCGGCCGGGTgcgtttcgttctttttcgaGAGCGAACGGGGCCTCTTCCCCAACACGGAGTTTGTGTACGATCTCGAGCTGCCAGAGGACTTTGTGCCGGACAACTCCGACGGGGAGGTGCAAAACTTTCAGCTCCTGCCCGCACACGAATGCCTCGAGCGGGTCTTTAAGCCCGACTTCAAAACCACCAGCTGTCCGGTGGTGCTCGATTTTCTCATTCGCCACGGCATCATAACGCCGGAAAACG AAATCAACTTTACACAGATAATCGAGCTGCTACACGTTCCTTTGCAAAGTCTGTATACCTACCGTACGCCGGCCGGCGATGCTGGAACGGCACCTTCGTCGAAACAACGAGATCTCACTAGTAACAATAACAGTATGGAAAACGGTAAGCTCTAA
- the LOC131211760 gene encoding cysteine-rich with EGF-like domain protein 2 isoform X2, translating into MWFRSSSSATCFLAVLVALLPSLSLADIPKPPGLSGGGGGGSRKDKLKTEKLPPCKACTVFVNSFADGIKRTERSKHDGGDAAWEEERLGSYKTSELRLVEIQERLCQDVVRGEDQCHQLAEEYEPLIEVWWQNHQTTHPDLHRWLCVDQATVCCPEGFYGPTCEPCPSCFGNGKCKGNGTRKGNGRCACEAGYGGENCDSCAPEHHEAFRDETKLLCSPCHRACATGGCTGAGPNACRVCRAGWIMDIGRGGCVDVDECVTGNPCTKQQFCVNNEGSYSCLECDKSCNGCTGDGPDLCDKCANGYELRDGMCTASGSQTRDADELRKTDTTADDDPTAPKEEL; encoded by the exons ATGTGGTTCCGATCTTCAAGCAGCGCAACGTGCTTCCTGGCGGTGCTCGTAGCACTGCTTCCATCGCTGTCGCTGGCCGATATCCCGAAGCCACCGGGactgtccggtggtggtggtggcggcagtaGAAAGGATAAgctaaaaacggaaaaattgcCCCCGTGTAAAGCGTGCACGGTGTTCGTCAATTCGTTCGCCGACGGTATCAAGCGCACGGAACGATCCAagcacgacggtggcgatgccGCTTGGGAGGAAGAGCGACTGGGTAGCTACAAAACGAGCGAACTGCGACTGGTGGAGATACAGGAGCGTCTCTGCCAGGATGTGGTGAGGGGCGAAGACCAGTGCCACCAGTTGGCGGAAGAGTACGAGCCACTGATCGAGGTGTGGTGGCAAAACCATCAAACGACGCATCCTGATCTGCATCGGTGGCTGTGCGTGGACCAGGCGACCGTCTGCTGCCCGGAAGGGTTCTACGGACCCACCTGCGAACCGTGCCCCAGTTGCTTTGGCAACGGCAAATGCAAGGGCAATGGGACCCGAAAGGGCAACGgacggtgtgcgtgcgaggCCGGGTACGGCGGAGAAAACTGTGATAGCTGCGCTCCCGAACACCACGAGGCGTTCCgcgacgaaacgaaactgcTCTGCAGTCCGTGCCATAGGGCTTGTGCCACCGGTGGCTGTACTGGGGCGGGTCCAAACGCCTGTCGCGTTTGTCGTGCCGGCTGGATAATGGACATCGGACGGGGTGGCTGCGTTGATGTGGATGAGTGCGTCACTGGTAACCCGTGCACCAAGCAACAGTTTTGCGTAAACAACGAAGGATCATACAGTTGTTTAG AATGCGATAAATCTTGCAACGGTTGCACCGGTGATGGGCCAGATTTGTGCGATAAATGTGCCAATGGTTACGAGTTGCGCGACGGAATGTGCACAG CATCCGGGTCGCAAACGCGGGACGCAGACGAGCTACGTAAGACTGACACGACGGCAGACGATGACCCCACAGCGCCCAAAGAGGAACTTTAG
- the LOC131211760 gene encoding cysteine-rich with EGF-like domain protein 2 isoform X1, producing the protein MWFRSSSSATCFLAVLVALLPSLSLADIPKPPGLSGGGGGGSRKDKLKTEKLPPCKACTVFVNSFADGIKRTERSKHDGGDAAWEEERLGSYKTSELRLVEIQERLCQDVVRGEDQCHQLAEEYEPLIEVWWQNHQTTHPDLHRWLCVDQATVCCPEGFYGPTCEPCPSCFGNGKCKGNGTRKGNGRCACEAGYGGENCDSCAPEHHEAFRDETKLLCSPCHRACATGGCTGAGPNACRVCRAGWIMDIGRGGCVDVDECVTGNPCTKQQFCVNNEGSYSCLECDKSCNGCTGDGPDLCDKCANGYELRDGMCTDTSSEQRNQYANFTRYLTYLGLCIATCIVLQNSTWLAALVGCAVAIYIAVSEYWLNTAPQAPAGAPSPRILDEILQQQY; encoded by the exons ATGTGGTTCCGATCTTCAAGCAGCGCAACGTGCTTCCTGGCGGTGCTCGTAGCACTGCTTCCATCGCTGTCGCTGGCCGATATCCCGAAGCCACCGGGactgtccggtggtggtggtggcggcagtaGAAAGGATAAgctaaaaacggaaaaattgcCCCCGTGTAAAGCGTGCACGGTGTTCGTCAATTCGTTCGCCGACGGTATCAAGCGCACGGAACGATCCAagcacgacggtggcgatgccGCTTGGGAGGAAGAGCGACTGGGTAGCTACAAAACGAGCGAACTGCGACTGGTGGAGATACAGGAGCGTCTCTGCCAGGATGTGGTGAGGGGCGAAGACCAGTGCCACCAGTTGGCGGAAGAGTACGAGCCACTGATCGAGGTGTGGTGGCAAAACCATCAAACGACGCATCCTGATCTGCATCGGTGGCTGTGCGTGGACCAGGCGACCGTCTGCTGCCCGGAAGGGTTCTACGGACCCACCTGCGAACCGTGCCCCAGTTGCTTTGGCAACGGCAAATGCAAGGGCAATGGGACCCGAAAGGGCAACGgacggtgtgcgtgcgaggCCGGGTACGGCGGAGAAAACTGTGATAGCTGCGCTCCCGAACACCACGAGGCGTTCCgcgacgaaacgaaactgcTCTGCAGTCCGTGCCATAGGGCTTGTGCCACCGGTGGCTGTACTGGGGCGGGTCCAAACGCCTGTCGCGTTTGTCGTGCCGGCTGGATAATGGACATCGGACGGGGTGGCTGCGTTGATGTGGATGAGTGCGTCACTGGTAACCCGTGCACCAAGCAACAGTTTTGCGTAAACAACGAAGGATCATACAGTTGTTTAG AATGCGATAAATCTTGCAACGGTTGCACCGGTGATGGGCCAGATTTGTGCGATAAATGTGCCAATGGTTACGAGTTGCGCGACGGAATGTGCACAG ATACGTCCAGCGAGCAGCGTAACCAGTACGCCAACTTCACTCGCTACCTCACCTACCTTGGGCTGTGCATTGCCACGTGCATCGTGCTACAGAACTCGACCTGGCTGGCCGCCCTCGTTGGGTGCGCCGTGGCGATCTACATTGCCGTGTCCGAGTACTGGCTCAACACCGCACCTCAGGCACCGGCTGGCGCCCCATCGCCGCGGATTTTGGACGAAATCCTTCAGCAGCAATATTGA
- the LOC131208750 gene encoding inactive selenide, water dikinase-like protein yields the protein MGSMGEYQQDPMTLVETLPCGSSGLAFPRTFDPTAHDLDSSFRLTRYADLKGRGCKVPKDVLEKLVSALQHDYLQDPDQPYLSMASPRIGIGLDCSVIPLRHGGLCMVQTTDFFYPIVDDPYMMGKIACSNVLSDLYAMGVTECDNMLMLLAVSTKMHEKERDVVIPIIMRGFKDAAAHAGTSVTGGHSVVNPWCTIGGVATTICQQNEFIVPDNAVVGDVLVLTKALGTQVAISAHQWLDQSERWNRIKLVVSEEDVRKAYVRSMDSMARLNRVAARLMHKYNAHGATDITGFGLLGHAQTLASHQKNEVSFVIHNLPVIAKMAAVAKACGNMFQLLQGHSAETSGGLLICLPREQAAAYCKDIEKQEGYQAWIIGIVEKGSRTARIIDKPRVIEVPAKD from the exons ATGGGCAGCATGGGCGAGTATCAGCAGGATCCGATGACGCTGGTCGAAACGTTGCCGTGCGGTTCGAGCGGTCTCGCTTTTCCGCGCACCTTCGATCCGACGGCACACGACCTGGACAGCTCGTTTCGGTTGACCCGGTACGCCGACTTGAAGGGACGCGGGTGCAAGGTGCCGAAGGATGTGCTCGAGAAACTGGTGTCGGCGCTGCAGCACGATTACCTGCAGGACCCGGACCAACCGTACCTTTCGATGGCATCGCCCCGGATCGGCATCGGGCTCGATTGCTCCGTCATACCGTTGCGGCACGGTGGCCTCTGTATGGTGCAAACGACCGACTTCTTCTACCCGATCGTCGACGATCCGTACATGATGGGCAAGATTGCCTGCTCGAATGTCCTGAGCGATCTGTACGCGATGGGAGTCACCGAGTGCGACAACATGCTGATGCTTCTGGCCGTCAGCACCAAGATGCACGAAAAAGAGCGCGACGTGGTCATTCCGATAATAATGCGCGGTTTTAAG GATGCGGCAGCCCACGCAGGAACCAGTGtaaccggtggccacagcgTCGTTAATCCGTGGTGTACGATTGGCGGGGTGGCGACCACGATTTGCCAGCAGAATGAGTTCATCGTGCCGGATAATGCCGTTGTCGGCGATGTGTTGGTGCTGACGAAGGCCCTCGGCACGCAGGTGGCCATCAGTGCGCACCAGTGGCTTGACCAGTCGGAACGATGGAACCGTATCAAGCTGGTGGTGTCGGAAGAAGACGTACGCAAGGCTTACGTGCGATCGATGGACTCCATGGCGCGGCTAAACCGTGTGGCGGCCCGCCTAATGCACAAGTACAATGCCCACGGTGCCACCGACATCACCGGGTTCGGGCTGCTGGGACACGCGCAAACCCTTGCCTCACACCAGAAGAACGAGGTTTCGTTCGTTATCCACAACCTACCGGTGATTGCCaagatggcggcggtggcgaaggcCTGCGGTAACATGTTCCAGTTACTGCAGGGCCACTCGGCCGAAACGTCGGGAGGTTTGCTGATTTGTTTGCCGCGTGAACAGGCGGCTGCTTACTGTAAGGACATCGAGAAGCAGGAAGGCTACCAGGCGTGGATTATCGGAATCGTGGAGAAGGGTAGCCGTACGGCCCGAATCATCGACAAACCGCGGGTCATCGAGGTTCCGGCAAAGGATTAA
- the LOC131212634 gene encoding ATP synthase subunit gamma, mitochondrial produces MFKSVVPVLAQVPAEICLGQQNRGMATLKAISIRLKSVKNIQKITQSMKMVSAAKYSRAERDLKQARPYGIGAQQFYEKAEVAPKEEEAKKLFIAITSDRGLCGAVHTGVARYIRGELAKDSNIKVICVGDKSRAILSRLYGKNIEMVANEVGRLPPTFLDAAKLCNAILNLGYEYTDGKIVYNKFKSVVSYEVADIPIFSLKSVEAAEKLPVYDSLDSEVIQSYLEFSLASLLFYTMKEGACSEQSSRMTAMDNASKNAGEMIDKLTLTFNRTRQAVITRELIEIISGASALESKD; encoded by the exons ATGTTCAAGTCCGTTGTGCCAGTGTTGGCTCAGGTTCCGGCTGAGATATGCCTGGGTCAACAGAACCGCGGTATGGCCACGCTGAAGGCCATCTCGATTCGGCTAAAGTCGGTCAAAAACATCCAGAAGATCACCCAATCCATGAAGATGGTGTCGGCAGCCAA GTACTCGCGTGCCGAGCGTGATCTGAAGCAGGCCAGACCGTACGGTATCGGTGCGCAGCAGTTCTATGAGAAAGCCGAAGTGGCTCCAAAGGAGGAAGAGGCCAAGAAGCTGTTCATTGCCATCACCTCCGATCGTGGCCTGTGCGGTGCTGTGCACACCGGTGTCGCCCGCTACATCCGCGGCGAGTTGGCGAAGGACTCGAACATCAAGGTGATCTGCGTTGGCGACAAGTCCCGTGCCATTCTGTCGCGTCTGTACGGCAAGAACATCGAGATGGTGGCAAACGAGGTGGGCCGTTTGCCGCCGACCTTCTTGGATGCAGCGAAGCTGTGCAACGCCATCCTTAACCTTGGCTACGAGTACACTGACGGCAAAATCGTGTACAACAAGTTCAAGTCCGTCGTCTCGTACGAGGTGGCCGACATTCCGATATTTTCGCTGAAATCGGTTGAGGCGGCCGAAAAGCTGCCGGTGTACGACTCGCTTGACTCCGAGGTCATCCAGAGCTATCTGGAgttttcgctcgcttcgctgCTTTTCTACACGATGAAGGAAGGCGCCTGTTCGGAGCAGTCCTCCCGTATGACGGCCATGGACAACGCTTCGAAGAACGCTGGCGAAATGATTGACAAGCTGACGCTTACCTTCAACCGTACCAGACAGGCGGTGATCACTCGTGAGCtgattgaaattatttctGGTGCTTCCGCCCTGGAGAGCAAGGATTAA
- the LOC131208223 gene encoding uncharacterized protein LOC131208223, whose product MAYLAPQKAYWRRKDSHDLQNMFNELGTLDAFVMDVDQTSASLDVILFSSNDYNVNREFAALSEGKWLGENFAGQNDAAYRQRLKTFNEQYPSFTDIEEGRYPTVAELERALLREFDFEHHYTKTAHGQRALTVVKEFKLSPRRFALNTLPLSNPFRELFE is encoded by the exons ATGGCCTACCTTGCTCCGCAGAAGGCTTATTGGAGAAGAAAGGATAGCCATGATCTGCAAAATATGTTTAACGAGCTTGGTACACTAGACGCGTTTGTAATGGATGTCGACCAGACG TCAGCTTCTCTTGACGTTATTCTGTTCAGCAGCAACGATTACAACGTTAATCGAGAGTTTGCGGCTTTGAGCGAAGGCAAGTGGCTTGGGGAGAATTTTGCTGGACAAAAT GACGCAGCGTATCGCCAACGGCTTAAAACATTCAACGAGCAGTACCCATC ttttacaGACATTGAGGAAGGTCGCTACCCAACGGTTGCCGAGCTCGAACGTGCCTTGTTGCGTGAATTCGACTTTGAGCATCACTACACAAAGACAGCACACGGCCAACGCGCCTTGACGGTGGTGAAGGAATTTAAGTTGTCCCCAAGGCGCTTTGCGCTCAACACACTGCCGTTGTCTAATCCGTTCCGGGAGCTTTTCGAATGA